The following coding sequences are from one Actinomycetes bacterium window:
- a CDS encoding diguanylate cyclase — MLQRGYGWLVRVHAPDRGLRRRGRVLVTMVAGLMLAAALYLPVALIRPDSVASAGAISIAMVAAGGIVALIRRGLVELGSWLVLLMFAVVLVTSVTATGRVDNAPVFVALLMSMAGATLGVRHVVGALLGSLAILALLDDVSRSAAITEVSIHSLVLYAGLMCLFTAVVAGLTAYAVRESFDEADAERLRSAQLTADLRAMNADLEERVEQRTAELQSALATQTALARRLAELSLRDPLTGLHNRRHLDAEVVRMFEEAVRYERPISVVLLDLDDFKLVNDHFGHEAGDEVLRRVARILVDGTRGADLVARYGGEELAIVLPNAEAEAAAELCERIRERVAAEPWHEVRPGAQVTVSIGVADDVGHDTVWHVFREADRRLYAAKAAGKNRVAARSA, encoded by the coding sequence GTGCTCCAGCGCGGCTACGGCTGGTTGGTCAGGGTGCACGCACCCGACCGCGGGCTGCGCCGGCGCGGCCGGGTGCTGGTCACCATGGTCGCGGGGCTGATGTTGGCCGCTGCGCTGTACCTGCCGGTGGCCCTGATCCGCCCCGACTCGGTGGCCAGCGCCGGGGCGATCTCGATCGCGATGGTCGCGGCCGGCGGCATCGTGGCCCTGATCCGGCGCGGGCTGGTCGAGCTGGGCAGCTGGCTGGTGCTGCTCATGTTCGCCGTCGTCCTGGTCACCTCGGTGACCGCCACCGGCCGGGTCGACAACGCGCCGGTGTTCGTGGCGCTGCTCATGAGCATGGCCGGCGCCACCCTCGGCGTCCGGCATGTGGTGGGCGCGCTGCTGGGCAGCCTGGCCATCCTGGCGCTGCTGGACGATGTCAGCCGGAGCGCGGCGATCACCGAGGTCAGCATCCACTCACTGGTGCTCTACGCCGGGCTCATGTGCCTGTTCACCGCGGTGGTGGCCGGCCTCACGGCGTACGCCGTCCGGGAGTCCTTCGACGAGGCGGACGCCGAGCGGCTGCGGTCGGCCCAGCTCACCGCGGACCTGCGGGCCATGAACGCCGATCTGGAGGAGCGGGTCGAGCAGCGGACGGCGGAGCTGCAGTCGGCGCTGGCCACCCAAACGGCGCTGGCCCGGCGGCTGGCCGAGCTGTCCCTGCGGGACCCGCTCACCGGCCTGCACAACCGGCGGCACCTGGACGCCGAGGTGGTGCGGATGTTCGAGGAGGCGGTGCGCTACGAACGGCCGATCAGCGTGGTGCTGCTCGACCTCGACGACTTCAAGCTGGTCAACGACCACTTCGGCCACGAGGCGGGCGACGAGGTGCTGCGCCGGGTGGCCCGGATCCTGGTGGACGGCACCCGGGGCGCCGACCTGGTGGCCCGCTACGGCGGCGAGGAGCTGGCCATCGTGCTGCCGAACGCCGAGGCGGAGGCGGCCGCCGAGCTGTGCGAGCGGATCCGCGAGCGGGTGGCCGCCGAGCCGTGGCACGAGGTCCGGCCCGGAGCGCAGGTGACCGTGAGCATCGGGGTCGCCGACGACGTCGGCCACGACACGGTCTGGCACGTGTTCCGGGAGGCCGACCGCCGGCTGTATGCGGCGAAGGCGGCCGGCAAGAACCGGGTGGCCGCGCGGTCAGCCTGA
- the rpe gene encoding ribulose-phosphate 3-epimerase — protein MGIQIAPSILNADFARLADEVARVEGSADWLHVDVMDNHFVPNLTLGLPVVQSLLAATSLPVDCHLMIDDPDRWAPAYAEAGAGSVTFHVEAARAPVRLARALRSAGARAGMALKPATPVEPYEDLLPELDMLLLMTVEPGFGGQRFLDVVLPKVRRAREMIGRHGGSVWLQVDGGVSLETVARCAEAGADVLVAGSAVYTADDPAVVVDALRATAEAAAVQRG, from the coding sequence GTGGGCATTCAGATCGCGCCGAGCATCCTCAACGCCGACTTCGCCCGGCTGGCCGACGAGGTCGCCAGGGTCGAGGGCAGTGCCGACTGGCTGCACGTCGACGTGATGGACAACCACTTCGTGCCCAACCTGACCCTGGGCCTGCCGGTCGTGCAGAGCCTGCTGGCCGCCACCTCGCTGCCGGTCGACTGCCACCTGATGATCGACGACCCGGACCGGTGGGCGCCGGCCTACGCCGAGGCCGGCGCCGGCTCGGTGACCTTCCACGTGGAGGCCGCCAGGGCGCCGGTACGGCTGGCCAGGGCGCTGCGCTCCGCCGGCGCCCGGGCCGGGATGGCGCTCAAGCCGGCCACGCCGGTCGAGCCCTACGAGGACCTGCTGCCCGAGCTGGACATGCTGCTGCTCATGACCGTCGAGCCGGGCTTCGGCGGCCAGCGGTTCCTCGACGTCGTGCTGCCCAAGGTGCGCCGGGCCCGCGAGATGATCGGCCGCCACGGCGGCTCGGTGTGGCTGCAGGTGGACGGCGGGGTGTCACTGGAGACGGTGGCCCGCTGCGCCGAGGCGGGCGCGGACGTGCTCGTCGCCGGCTCGGCCGTCTACACCGCCGACGACCCGGCCGTCGTCGTGGACGCGCTGCGGGCCACGGCCGAGGCCGCCGCCGTCCAGCGCGGGTAG